A DNA window from Nitrospira sp. contains the following coding sequences:
- a CDS encoding hypothetical protein (Evidence 4 : Unknown function but conserved in other organisms; MaGe:77307460) yields MPMGFQDARHLLSRAGFGGSPADIRLLAGLDREAAIDRLLAGVGIAARTSPPAHVLTALPPAEGMKGLSVEQKQAFKQERREDAVELKGWWYQELLTTPSPLTERMTLFWHNHFTSSFHKVKWPALLYHQNVLLRRHALGSFRDLLFQIAKDPAMVLYLDTQTNRKDHPNENFARELFELFTLGEGHYTEIDIKEAARAFTGWHVALHRSGGFAFNRRQHDSEVKHVLGKTGAFGGEDILAIALDQPACARYLTAKLWREFVSDEPDARAIEWLAAEFRNNGYRIAPLLRGLLTMPQFWAPETRGALVKSPVELLVGTIRLLNLPMADTAVLTKYGKRLGQDLFDPPNVKGWPGGTRWITSATLLNRWQLLQRSLRGADMGGPLHTHAAMRERHGAAWVMEEEAETVQAVLVPVPPVNPIPPGIDRWQLVHQLVMDPTFQLK; encoded by the coding sequence ATGCCGATGGGGTTTCAGGATGCGCGGCATTTGTTGTCTCGCGCGGGATTCGGTGGCAGTCCTGCCGACATTCGCTTGTTGGCTGGGCTTGATCGCGAGGCTGCCATCGACCGGCTTCTCGCCGGAGTCGGCATCGCAGCGAGGACGAGCCCTCCCGCTCATGTGCTCACTGCCCTGCCGCCTGCTGAGGGAATGAAAGGGTTGAGCGTCGAGCAGAAGCAGGCGTTCAAACAGGAGCGGCGAGAGGATGCCGTCGAACTGAAGGGCTGGTGGTATCAGGAATTGCTTACCACGCCTTCTCCGTTGACCGAGCGGATGACGCTGTTCTGGCACAATCACTTCACGTCCAGCTTCCACAAAGTGAAATGGCCGGCGCTGCTCTATCATCAGAATGTGCTGCTTCGCCGCCATGCGCTGGGATCGTTTCGAGACCTCCTGTTTCAGATTGCGAAAGATCCGGCGATGGTGCTGTATCTGGATACGCAGACCAACCGTAAGGATCATCCCAACGAGAACTTCGCCCGCGAGCTCTTCGAGCTATTCACGCTCGGCGAAGGGCATTACACAGAAATCGACATCAAGGAAGCGGCGCGCGCCTTTACTGGCTGGCACGTTGCGCTTCATCGCAGCGGCGGGTTTGCGTTCAACCGGCGCCAGCACGATAGCGAGGTGAAGCATGTACTGGGGAAGACCGGCGCTTTCGGCGGCGAGGATATTCTGGCGATCGCGCTGGATCAGCCGGCCTGTGCCAGGTACCTCACGGCGAAGCTGTGGCGGGAGTTTGTGTCGGATGAGCCGGATGCGCGCGCGATCGAATGGCTCGCGGCGGAATTTCGCAATAACGGCTATCGGATCGCGCCGCTCTTGCGCGGGTTGCTAACGATGCCGCAGTTCTGGGCGCCTGAAACGCGCGGGGCGCTGGTGAAATCGCCGGTTGAACTGCTGGTGGGGACCATTCGTCTTTTGAATTTGCCGATGGCGGACACGGCCGTGCTTACGAAGTATGGGAAACGCCTGGGGCAGGATCTCTTCGATCCGCCCAACGTGAAGGGCTGGCCGGGTGGGACTCGCTGGATTACCAGCGCGACCTTGCTGAATCGATGGCAGCTTCTCCAGCGGAGTCTGCGAGGCGCTGACATGGGTGGCCCCCTGCATACGCATGCGGCGATGAGGGAGAGGCATGGCGCTGCCTGGGTGATGGAAGAAGAGGCGGAGACGGTGCAGGCGGTGTTGGTGCCGGTTCCACCGGTGAATCCGATTCCGCCTGGGATAGATCGATGGCAACTGGTCCATCAGTTGGTGATGGATCCGACGTTTCAACTGAAGTGA
- a CDS encoding hypothetical protein (Evidence 4 : Unknown function but conserved in other organisms; MaGe:77307461) yields MDASRPNLFQSLIDELGKPREFSATYSFSKEPGVAKSPDSILISLGIESTLLSSIAKETLDALDAPDIETQTDWLEFKWRLQAFNFLQDIFDAPFLNETDLKTIFHQYYFYFESRQLLSESILCGLNGFYTAALALLRPFLEFSLLQNYFYRITEQTNSYSTIEKYFKTGIVPSWGTVLKNALPKDSFSQTIRFRVHTHLTGLSESVAHPYHPDHSASQHKNPGSSHSLEGIYFWQMTRFAVEAALWLYYTNFPLLFHPVSTLRKFGYRWPVGIFIDERGGAIIKKSLAEDDYQKFATYSLSHNKVLSTLEWVNNLPILSDTEILATWDQEHGDCPGLWNGYAQEMARMRVLRGAMALRNRPQRRSRCAAAIPGRSKVIARMAETGDKRPSKPEAPTLVFISQECRTA; encoded by the coding sequence ATGGATGCATCGCGGCCAAACCTATTTCAATCCCTCATTGACGAGTTAGGAAAACCGAGAGAGTTTTCCGCAACCTATAGCTTCTCCAAGGAGCCGGGGGTAGCAAAATCGCCGGATTCCATTCTTATTTCCCTTGGAATCGAATCGACACTCCTGTCCTCCATCGCGAAAGAAACACTTGACGCCTTGGATGCGCCAGATATTGAGACTCAGACTGACTGGCTCGAGTTCAAGTGGAGGCTCCAGGCCTTCAATTTCTTGCAGGATATATTCGATGCTCCGTTTCTAAACGAAACTGATCTCAAGACGATCTTTCATCAATACTATTTCTATTTTGAAAGCCGGCAACTGCTGTCTGAATCAATCCTGTGTGGGCTGAATGGTTTCTATACTGCCGCACTCGCATTACTCAGGCCATTCCTTGAGTTCTCTCTCTTGCAAAACTATTTCTATCGCATCACAGAACAAACCAACTCATATTCTACGATTGAAAAGTACTTCAAGACCGGGATCGTTCCATCGTGGGGTACGGTGCTCAAAAACGCATTGCCGAAAGACAGTTTTAGCCAGACGATACGATTTCGTGTCCATACGCATCTGACCGGCTTGTCCGAGTCCGTAGCTCACCCCTACCACCCGGATCATTCAGCGTCTCAACACAAGAATCCAGGGAGTAGTCATTCCTTAGAAGGGATTTACTTTTGGCAAATGACAAGGTTTGCAGTTGAGGCTGCACTATGGCTGTACTACACCAATTTCCCTTTGTTGTTTCATCCAGTCTCAACCCTGAGAAAATTCGGTTATCGATGGCCTGTCGGTATTTTTATCGACGAACGCGGTGGGGCTATAATTAAAAAGAGCCTTGCGGAAGATGACTACCAGAAGTTTGCGACATATTCTCTGAGTCACAACAAAGTCCTAAGTACGCTCGAGTGGGTTAACAACCTTCCAATTCTTAGCGACACAGAAATTCTGGCAACGTGGGATCAGGAGCATGGAGACTGCCCTGGGCTGTGGAATGGATACGCACAAGAAATGGCACGCATGAGAGTCTTAAGAGGTGCCATGGCTTTGCGGAATCGCCCCCAAAGACGCAGCCGATGTGCCGCAGCCATTCCTGGACGCAGTAAAGTCATTGCAAGGATGGCAGAGACTGGCGACAAGAGGCCGTCAAAGCCAGAAGCACCGACATTAGTTTTTATTTCCCAAGAGTGTCGAACGGCCTGA
- a CDS encoding Ribonuclease VapC (MaGe:77307462), with protein MNLVVDTSVWSLVLRRPQVNEDDPYVRAFRWHLESGDGLFLIGNILQELLDGLRSAKQFDRLLTLLDPYPLLELDRETYAAAARLRSACRIKGVNAGPIDFLIAAACCQHGFPLLTADKDFSRIAKHCDLVTLPA; from the coding sequence GTGAATCTGGTCGTTGATACGTCGGTATGGTCGTTGGTGCTGCGACGACCGCAAGTTAATGAAGACGATCCCTATGTCCGCGCCTTTCGCTGGCACCTTGAATCAGGTGACGGACTCTTTCTCATCGGCAATATCCTCCAGGAACTTCTCGACGGACTCCGTTCTGCAAAACAGTTCGATCGCTTGCTCACGCTCCTAGACCCTTACCCCCTTCTTGAGCTAGACAGAGAAACCTATGCGGCTGCGGCTCGCCTGAGATCTGCCTGTCGCATCAAAGGCGTCAACGCCGGACCGATCGATTTCTTGATCGCTGCCGCCTGTTGCCAACATGGATTTCCTCTGCTCACGGCCGATAAGGACTTCTCGCGAATCGCCAAGCATTGCGATCTCGTCACTCTGCCAGCCTGA
- a CDS encoding Type II toxin-antitoxin system VapB family antitoxin (MaGe:77307463) — protein sequence MATNLAIDDALLERARRVGKLRTKKETVTQALTEFIQRRRQRDILKALGTIEFRKGWDYKKDRRDSESGR from the coding sequence ATGGCCACGAATCTCGCGATTGATGATGCATTGCTGGAGCGCGCTCGCCGGGTCGGGAAACTTCGCACCAAGAAGGAAACTGTCACGCAAGCGTTGACCGAATTCATCCAGCGCCGTCGGCAGCGCGATATTTTAAAGGCGCTTGGCACGATCGAGTTTCGGAAGGGCTGGGATTATAAGAAGGACCGTCGCGACAGTGAATCTGGTCGTTGA
- a CDS encoding (2Fe-2S)-binding protein (MaGe:77307464), translating to MPEAQWTDLGSVETLKDRPLRQLVFGNTKIALVYKDGEFTAISGVCNHVGGPLGDGTLDGEYVVCPWHYWKFHRQTGQGEPGYEQDCVPAYAVKVERNHVYVDLASATKRRKQPHAPHPLARPIVRQAGPIRVVGISTTVMTDRHPRYSTSDALLEVALEHARTSLALDTQYIKLRELSFRPCEGYYSKSAQACTWPCSITQMDSADQLDRVYEAIVHWADVILIATPIRWGNASSLYYKMIERMNCIQNQETIANKHLLRNKVAAFIITGGQDNVQAVAGQMLGFFSEVGCQFPQFPFIAHSRGWSAEDMERNTSYVQNSAELREGAQGLVLRAADMARLMVAGEVPEHPLQGGGRKGHQLDVNAQL from the coding sequence ATGCCGGAGGCGCAATGGACCGATTTGGGATCGGTCGAGACACTGAAAGACCGGCCGCTCAGGCAGCTGGTCTTCGGCAACACCAAGATCGCACTCGTCTATAAAGATGGCGAGTTCACGGCGATTTCCGGCGTCTGCAACCATGTGGGTGGGCCGTTGGGCGACGGCACATTGGACGGCGAGTATGTTGTCTGTCCCTGGCACTACTGGAAGTTTCATCGGCAGACCGGCCAGGGCGAGCCGGGCTACGAACAGGATTGTGTGCCGGCCTATGCCGTGAAGGTCGAGCGCAACCATGTCTACGTCGATCTCGCCTCCGCCACGAAACGAAGGAAACAGCCGCACGCCCCACATCCCTTGGCCCGTCCAATTGTCAGACAGGCGGGACCCATTCGCGTGGTGGGTATTTCCACCACCGTCATGACCGACCGGCATCCACGCTACAGCACCTCCGACGCGTTGCTTGAGGTGGCGTTAGAGCATGCCCGTACGTCGCTCGCGCTCGACACGCAATACATCAAGCTGCGCGAGTTGAGTTTCCGTCCATGCGAAGGGTACTATTCCAAATCGGCACAGGCCTGCACCTGGCCTTGTTCCATCACGCAAATGGATTCGGCCGACCAGCTCGACCGGGTGTATGAAGCCATCGTCCATTGGGCCGACGTGATCTTAATCGCCACACCCATTCGGTGGGGCAATGCCAGCAGCTTGTACTACAAGATGATCGAGCGGATGAACTGCATCCAGAATCAGGAGACCATCGCCAATAAACATCTGCTCAGAAACAAAGTGGCGGCGTTCATCATCACCGGCGGGCAAGATAACGTGCAGGCCGTGGCGGGGCAGATGCTCGGGTTTTTCTCTGAAGTGGGCTGCCAGTTCCCGCAGTTTCCGTTCATCGCCCACTCGCGCGGATGGAGCGCCGAAGACATGGAGCGGAACACCAGCTATGTGCAGAACAGCGCAGAGTTACGAGAGGGCGCCCAAGGACTCGTGCTCCGCGCCGCGGATATGGCCAGGCTCATGGTTGCAGGCGAGGTGCCGGAACATCCGCTTCAAGGCGGCGGACGAAAAGGCCATCAACTCGACGTCAACGCGCAACTCTGA
- a CDS encoding hypothetical protein (Evidence 4 : Unknown function but conserved in other organisms; MaGe:77307465), whose translation MKTVGVALLAAILGYIVGLFGTMAAIELFSSNSHDKSMEAAMAGAFVGGPLVAVISVFAILTLRRQQSS comes from the coding sequence ATGAAAACTGTTGGGGTCGCGCTGCTGGCGGCAATCCTCGGATACATCGTCGGCCTGTTCGGAACCATGGCCGCGATTGAGCTCTTCTCGTCTAACAGCCATGACAAGTCCATGGAAGCCGCGATGGCCGGCGCATTTGTCGGCGGCCCTTTGGTCGCGGTGATTTCTGTGTTTGCGATCCTGACGCTCAGACGCCAGCAAAGTTCGTAA
- a CDS encoding Glyoxalase/bleomycin resistance/dioxygenase family protein (MaGe:77307466), whose translation MRPHISLDVRHVPASVEFYRKVFGVTPQKQTEDYAKFDLVAPALNLSLVSSTGRISSVDHLGIEVDSLKEITQWKTRLQTAGVLERVEENTSCCFARQDKLWFTDPDGNAWEVFIVHEQLAVESPLSQTGCCVPAYPGATQAASCAAS comes from the coding sequence ATGAGACCACATATTTCCCTCGATGTTCGCCATGTCCCGGCATCGGTCGAGTTCTACCGGAAGGTGTTCGGTGTGACTCCACAGAAGCAGACAGAAGACTATGCCAAATTCGACCTGGTTGCCCCGGCGCTGAATTTGTCGCTGGTCTCATCCACCGGCAGGATCAGTTCGGTCGACCATCTCGGCATTGAAGTGGATTCCCTGAAAGAAATCACCCAATGGAAGACGCGGTTGCAGACCGCCGGCGTGCTGGAGCGCGTTGAAGAAAATACCTCCTGCTGTTTTGCCCGGCAGGACAAACTCTGGTTCACGGATCCCGACGGGAATGCCTGGGAAGTCTTCATCGTGCATGAACAACTGGCAGTGGAAAGCCCGCTCAGCCAGACAGGCTGCTGTGTCCCTGCCTATCCCGGCGCAACCCAGGCGGCATCTTGCGCAGCCTCCTGA
- a CDS encoding RNA polymerase sigma factor SigZ (MaGe:77307467), with protein sequence MTQNTQTVWMEVRERLRAFIAKRVAADAAVDDLLQEVFLKIQGKIDQVQDPHRLVSWIFTVTRHAIIDYYRTSHRYRELLAGLAANVEALMAVDEPEGEFEEPRIQLAGCLRPMVEQLAPEYRDALTLVELDGLTQQAAASKLGLSLSGMKSRVQRGRRQLKAMLHDCCLIQLDARRGIAGVALRNPTASLCTPPAPIMPERRPARKPT encoded by the coding sequence ATGACACAGAATACTCAAACCGTCTGGATGGAGGTGCGTGAGCGGCTGCGCGCCTTCATCGCCAAACGGGTGGCGGCCGATGCGGCGGTGGATGATCTGCTCCAAGAGGTATTTCTGAAAATTCAGGGCAAGATCGACCAGGTGCAGGATCCCCACCGGTTGGTTTCCTGGATCTTCACCGTCACGCGCCATGCGATTATTGATTATTACCGGACTTCACATCGATATCGTGAACTCCTGGCAGGGCTGGCGGCGAACGTTGAAGCACTGATGGCCGTTGATGAGCCGGAAGGCGAATTCGAGGAGCCTCGCATACAGCTCGCTGGTTGTCTCCGCCCCATGGTGGAGCAGCTGGCACCGGAATACCGAGATGCCCTGACGCTTGTCGAACTAGACGGACTGACCCAACAGGCCGCCGCCTCGAAACTGGGCCTGTCGCTTTCCGGCATGAAATCCCGTGTACAACGGGGCCGTCGACAGTTGAAGGCCATGCTGCACGACTGCTGTCTGATTCAGCTCGATGCGCGACGCGGAATCGCCGGCGTAGCCCTCCGCAATCCTACGGCCAGCCTCTGCACACCCCCGGCTCCGATAATGCCGGAGCGGCGACCGGCACGGAAACCCACCTGA
- a CDS encoding conserved exported protein of unknown function (Evidence 4 : Unknown function but conserved in other organisms; MaGe:77307468): MSSRPTLCANRRFLTHALLSLLFLSLLPSALHAARGANSGKMEVLPSQKMAPAAVFLDAQGTETDLRRQLRLKTGVVELGADFQQTRFSVAPVGSFGFTPQQGLGLALVSQSPDMLLERTASAANAYEIHKLADGSALVIGFASADLKPQLTPQLRPKNVRLALYSNQTEKAPHIVAVPLSKLAVDQMPHRLDPKNPNGPVVLEMDLQSSSNRQSPHGGQ, translated from the coding sequence ATGTCATCTCGACCGACTCTTTGCGCTAACCGCCGTTTTCTGACGCACGCATTGTTGAGCCTGCTGTTTCTGAGCCTGCTGCCTTCTGCGCTCCATGCAGCGCGCGGCGCGAACAGCGGGAAGATGGAAGTCTTGCCGTCTCAGAAAATGGCTCCGGCAGCCGTATTTCTAGATGCGCAGGGGACTGAAACCGACTTGCGCCGACAACTGCGGCTCAAGACCGGCGTCGTGGAACTAGGAGCCGATTTCCAGCAAACCCGGTTCTCCGTAGCGCCGGTCGGCAGCTTCGGATTCACGCCTCAGCAAGGACTCGGACTAGCGTTGGTGTCACAAAGTCCGGACATGCTGCTGGAACGAACCGCGTCGGCCGCCAATGCCTATGAAATTCATAAACTGGCCGATGGCAGCGCGCTGGTGATCGGCTTCGCGAGCGCGGATCTGAAACCGCAACTGACACCGCAGCTGCGCCCCAAGAACGTCCGGCTGGCGCTCTATTCCAATCAAACGGAGAAAGCCCCGCACATCGTCGCCGTGCCACTCAGCAAATTAGCAGTCGACCAGATGCCCCATCGCCTGGATCCGAAGAATCCAAACGGGCCGGTTGTGTTGGAAATGGATCTGCAAAGCAGCAGCAACCGTCAGTCGCCCCACGGTGGACAGTAG
- a CDS encoding Glutamate--tRNA ligase (MaGe:77307469) — MTQVRVRFAPSPTGFLHIGGVRTALFNWLYARQQNGVFVLRIEDTDQDRSTDASIQAIIEGMNWVGLDWDEGPFRQTERMELYRSHALQLLKQGQAYWCVCKAEELEARRKEAEAKGLSPRYDGRCRNLGIANPPGDAALRFKAPQEGQIVVDDVIKGKIIFDNSAADDLIILRSNGYPTYNFSVVVDDALMHITHVIRGDDHLTNTPRQIPIFEALGFPVPQFGHLPMILGSDKSRLSKRHGATSIMAYKDMGYLPEAMVNYLVRLGWSHGDQEIFTRQELIDKFSWKHVQTSAAVFNADKLLWINAEYIKTSPPAQVAQALIPLLEAAGLQEQVRAVSPEWLAQLVVLVKERAKTLVEMVDWVRPYFGESVVLEEEAAKKFLTPAIAPVLGKLLARFEALPEFSKHMWEESFKKFVEEEQIKMGQIAQPVRVALTGRTASPGLFEVMEILGRDRTLLRLRQGLERATA; from the coding sequence ATGACTCAAGTCCGTGTCCGCTTTGCACCGAGTCCGACCGGCTTTCTCCATATCGGGGGAGTCCGGACCGCGTTGTTCAACTGGCTCTATGCGCGGCAACAGAACGGGGTCTTTGTCCTTCGCATTGAAGACACCGACCAGGACCGTTCAACCGACGCATCCATTCAGGCCATCATTGAAGGCATGAACTGGGTGGGGCTCGACTGGGACGAAGGGCCGTTTCGTCAAACCGAGCGCATGGAGTTGTATCGCAGCCATGCCTTGCAGCTATTGAAACAGGGGCAGGCCTATTGGTGCGTGTGCAAAGCGGAAGAGCTCGAAGCTCGTCGCAAAGAAGCCGAGGCGAAGGGGTTGTCGCCCCGGTACGATGGGCGCTGCCGTAACCTTGGAATCGCGAATCCCCCGGGCGATGCCGCGCTGCGATTCAAGGCGCCGCAAGAAGGTCAGATTGTCGTCGATGACGTGATTAAAGGGAAGATCATTTTTGACAATAGCGCGGCGGACGATCTGATCATCCTCCGTTCAAATGGGTATCCCACTTACAATTTCTCTGTCGTGGTCGACGATGCGTTGATGCACATCACCCACGTTATCCGCGGAGACGATCATCTGACAAATACGCCCAGACAGATCCCGATTTTTGAAGCCTTGGGTTTTCCCGTGCCGCAGTTCGGCCACCTGCCGATGATTCTGGGGTCGGATAAGTCCCGGCTCTCCAAGCGTCATGGCGCCACATCCATCATGGCGTATAAAGACATGGGCTATCTGCCCGAGGCGATGGTGAACTATCTTGTGCGGCTCGGCTGGTCGCACGGGGATCAAGAGATCTTCACCAGGCAGGAGTTGATCGACAAGTTTTCGTGGAAGCATGTACAAACCTCAGCGGCGGTTTTCAATGCGGACAAGCTGCTCTGGATCAATGCCGAATATATCAAGACCAGCCCGCCGGCCCAGGTTGCGCAAGCCTTGATTCCCTTGCTGGAGGCGGCTGGGTTGCAGGAGCAGGTCAGGGCTGTGTCGCCGGAATGGCTGGCGCAGTTGGTGGTGTTGGTCAAGGAACGGGCGAAGACCCTGGTTGAGATGGTGGACTGGGTGCGGCCGTACTTCGGCGAATCGGTTGTCCTCGAAGAAGAGGCGGCCAAGAAGTTTCTCACGCCGGCTATCGCGCCGGTGCTCGGCAAGTTGCTCGCACGATTCGAGGCGCTGCCCGAGTTTTCGAAGCACATGTGGGAAGAGTCGTTCAAGAAATTTGTCGAAGAAGAACAGATCAAGATGGGCCAGATCGCGCAGCCAGTCCGCGTGGCCTTAACCGGCAGAACCGCCAGCCCCGGGCTCTTTGAGGTCATGGAGATCCTCGGCCGCGACCGGACTCTTCTCCGTCTTCGGCAAGGGCTTGAGCGGGCCACGGCCTAA
- a CDS encoding FAD-binding FR-type domain-containing protein (MaGe:77307470) — MAELTQSAVVLSVLDLTPHVRQIVLRPHTQKISFQPGQWVSLKLPVGEKPPLNRAYSMADPSSPYGELTLVFDRVPEGRGSHYLYQLKSGDEIPLSGPYGNFVLPMPLDRELLFIARYTGLVPIRCLLKQLAAAHAIASMLLIAVAPSEDELLFHQELLTMAVQFSAFRYLPLVVAGGEAEAVAQTLAMLRPLVEGQPKVIPMISGTKGFVRPLRAALMEFGYDRKDVKTETFD; from the coding sequence ATGGCAGAACTCACCCAGTCAGCGGTCGTGCTCTCGGTGCTCGATCTCACTCCACATGTACGCCAGATAGTCCTTCGCCCCCACACGCAGAAGATTTCATTTCAACCAGGGCAATGGGTCTCACTCAAACTGCCGGTTGGGGAGAAACCACCGCTCAATCGCGCCTATTCGATGGCCGATCCGTCTTCGCCCTACGGGGAATTAACCTTGGTTTTCGACCGGGTACCGGAAGGGCGAGGCTCGCACTATCTCTATCAATTGAAATCCGGCGATGAGATTCCGCTGTCGGGCCCTTATGGAAATTTCGTGCTGCCGATGCCGCTAGACCGGGAACTCCTGTTTATCGCCCGCTACACCGGCCTCGTCCCGATTCGCTGCCTCTTGAAGCAACTGGCCGCGGCTCATGCGATCGCCTCAATGCTCCTCATCGCAGTCGCTCCATCCGAGGACGAATTGTTGTTTCACCAGGAACTGCTCACCATGGCCGTTCAATTCTCGGCTTTCCGGTACCTGCCCTTGGTCGTCGCGGGCGGGGAAGCAGAGGCCGTTGCGCAAACCCTGGCTATGTTGCGCCCCCTCGTGGAAGGACAACCGAAGGTCATCCCAATGATCAGCGGCACTAAGGGATTTGTCCGGCCGTTGCGCGCGGCGTTGATGGAGTTTGGATATGACCGGAAAGACGTGAAAACCGAAACGTTCGACTAA
- a CDS encoding 2Fe-2S iron-sulfur cluster binding domain-containing protein (MaGe:77307471) — translation MGGTNPYIEQATHELPQASYTITYIEPDGTVTKVAVDPAKIPYGPTGLPGSILDVAMANGVDLEHVCGGVCACSTCHVIVKQGLESCSEGTDDEFDQLDEAPMTTLQSRLGCQCVPNGTKDIVVEIPAVNKNLVREGH, via the coding sequence ATGGGAGGCACCAATCCCTATATTGAGCAAGCAACGCACGAGCTTCCCCAGGCTTCCTATACCATCACCTATATCGAGCCGGATGGCACGGTGACCAAAGTTGCCGTTGATCCAGCAAAGATTCCTTATGGTCCAACCGGACTGCCGGGAAGCATTCTTGATGTAGCCATGGCGAATGGGGTGGATCTGGAGCATGTGTGCGGCGGCGTCTGTGCCTGTTCAACTTGCCATGTGATTGTGAAGCAGGGGCTTGAGAGCTGTAGCGAGGGGACCGACGATGAATTCGATCAGCTGGACGAAGCGCCGATGACCACGTTGCAGTCCCGCCTCGGCTGTCAATGCGTTCCGAACGGGACAAAAGACATCGTCGTTGAGATTCCAGCAGTGAACAAGAACCTAGTGCGGGAAGGGCATTAG
- a CDS encoding Iron-sulfur cluster regulator IscR (MaGe:77307472) — MLKISKKADYALMALQHIATVQFGDITPGRVVNTKEIAEEYHIPLELLAKVLQTLAKNGLIESHNGPKGGYLLARSTRQITIAQILEGIEGPLGITDCSHEKEGEPCLQREHCNIRTPLLKVQDSIYQLLNNMTLQDMMGGTPLITIQSPTAQGVAQ; from the coding sequence ATGTTGAAGATTTCTAAAAAAGCTGACTACGCCTTAATGGCACTCCAGCACATCGCGACAGTGCAATTCGGCGATATTACCCCTGGCCGCGTGGTGAACACCAAAGAGATCGCGGAGGAATATCACATCCCGCTCGAACTCCTGGCGAAGGTCCTTCAAACGCTCGCCAAGAACGGGCTGATTGAAAGCCACAATGGTCCCAAGGGCGGCTACCTCCTGGCCCGCAGCACCAGACAGATTACGATCGCGCAAATTCTCGAAGGCATTGAGGGGCCGCTGGGCATTACGGATTGCTCCCATGAAAAGGAAGGCGAGCCCTGCCTCCAGCGGGAACACTGCAATATCCGCACGCCTCTGCTGAAAGTTCAAGACAGCATTTATCAGCTCCTCAATAACATGACCCTGCAAGACATGATGGGCGGCACGCCCCTCATCACCATTCAGTCTCCCACGGCACAAGGAGTCGCACAATGA